GGAAAGGTTATTGCTGAAGAGGTTCACATTGAAACTACTGGAACAAGAGCTGATACTGGTGGATTATTTGCGATGTTAAGTGGAGCAATAGATGTAGGAGCAGGCAGTACAATTAAAACTGAAAATATGCATGGTATCTATGCTACAACACAAATTGGTTTTCCTACTCCAGCTCAAAATACAATAATCAATTATAAAGGTGAAGAAAATAAACGCAATACAATTCAGATAAATGGTATGAGTGGAGTTACTGCATATGGAGAACAAGTTGTTATTAACTTAGCTAATACTGATGTTTATACTCATTCTACAAATGGAGATACTATTGGAATACGTTCAATTGCTGGAGGAGAAATAAATGCAAATAACACTTCTGTAATTACTTCTGATGAAAATACCTCCAATAATTCAATATCAGTATTAGCCAGAAATCAAAATGGTGTTATTAATTTTACAGGCAATACTCTCATTGATGCAAGAAAAGCCTCAACTAACTTAGCATTAAAAGCTGATGGAAGTAATTCTTTAATTTCTATAAAAGATACAGCCATAATTTATGGGGATATTTTAGCTCAAGGTGAAAATGCACACATAGATTTAGATTTAAATAATGCTTCTAACCTTCATGGAAAAACTACAATTGATTCAAATTTTAATGGACAAATAGATTTGAAATTATCAAATAGTGAATGGAATATAACAGATAATTCTACTGTTTCTTCACTTTCATTATCTAATAACTCAATGCTCAATTTTATTTACAATAACTCTCACTCCTCTTTGACTATAAAAGGAGATTATAGTGGAAATAATAGCATTATAAGCTTTAACACTCAATTGGAAGGAGATAGTTCTTTTACTGATAAAATGGTGGTAGAAGGAAATACTTCTGGAACAACTAAAATAAGAGTAACTAATCTGGGTGGAAGAGGTAACCAAACAGAAAATGGAATTGAATTAATTTCAGTTCTTGGAACCTCTAATGGTGAATTTATAAAAGATGGAAGAATAGTAGCAGGAACATATGAATATTTTTTAAATCGTGGGAATGGAATAACTACTGATCAGAAGAATTGGTATCTTACAAACAGTCTTTTAAGTCAACCAATACCACCAGAACCTGAAATTCCAACTCCAAAACCTGAACCAGAGCCAGTTCCAATACCAGAGCCTGAACCAGCTCCAATATCTCCACCAATAATAAATCCTGAACCTAAAGAAGCTATTTATCGTCCAGAGTCAGGAAGTTATCTAGCAAATAATGCTGCTGCAAACAACATATTTATTCACTCACTTCATGGCAGATTTGGAGAAACTCAATATACAAATACACTTGTGAATGATGATAAAATATCAAGTATATGGGTAAGAAATGTAGGTGGATACAATAGGTTTAGAGATAGTTCAAATCAACTTGAAACTATAAGTAGACGTTATGTTCTTCAAGTAGGAGGAGATATTGTCCAATGGAGCACTGATAATAAAAATCGTTATCATCTAGGTATAATGGGAGGATATGCTTTCAATCATGCTAAGACAGATTCAAATAAAACAAAGTATACTTCAAAAGCTGATATAACTGGATATAATCTTGGATTATATGGAACATGGTATGCAAATGAAGAGGATAGATCTGGACTATACGCTGATACTTGGATAATGTATAGCTGGTTTGACAATGAAGTTCATGGAGAAGAACTTGCAAAAGAAAAATATAGTTCAAGAGGAATTACCGCATCAATAGAAACAGGATACAATTTTAAAATAGCTAGTAATAATTCTCATAAAAAAGCATACTATATTCAACCAAAAGCTCAAATGATTTATATGGGAGTAAAAACAAAAGACCATAAAGAAGTAAATAGAACATTTGTTGAAAATAAAGGAGATGGAAATATTCAAACTCATTTAGGAGTAAAAATCTATGCCACTCATTTTTCTCCATCAGATAAAAATAAACAAAAAGAATATCAACCATTTGCAGAACTGAATTGGATACACAACAAGAAAGATTTTAGTGTAGTTATGGATGGAGTAAAGAATAATTTAGAAGGGACAAAAAATATAGGAGAAGCCAAACTTGGTATGGAAGTTAAAATTAATTCAAATCTTAATGCTTGGGGAAGTGTGGCACATCAATGGGGAGAAAATGGATATAGGGATTCAAGAGTAGCAATTGGGATTAAATATTCTTTTTAAATAAAAATATCTTCTTTCTTGTCTCAAATAATATTTTAAAACAGTTAATAAAAAAACAAAAAACCGGCATTTTTAGCCGGTTTTTTTAATATTATTTTTTAACTATTTTGAAAGGTTATAAAAAACGTCAAGCCCTCTATATTGAGCAATAGTTCCTAATTCTTCTTCAATTCTTAGTAATTGATTATATTTTGCCATTCTGTCAGTTCTTGAAGTTGAACCTGTTTTAATTTGTCCTGCATTTGTTGCAACAGCTACATCAGCTATTGTAGCATCTTCAGTTTCTCCAGATCTATGAGAAATAACTGCAGTCATTCCAGCTCTTTTTGCCATTTCAATAGCATCTAAAGTTTCAGTTAATGATCCTATTTGATTTAATTTAATAAGAATAGAGTTAGCAGATTTTAATTCTATTCCTTTTTTAAGTCTTTCAGTATTAGTTACAAATAAGTCATCTCCAACTATTTGAATTCTGTCTCCGATTGCAGCAGTCAATTTTGCCCAACCATCCCAGTCATCTTCTCCTAATCCATCTTCAATAGATTTAATTGGATATTTATCTACTAATTTTGCATACCATTCAACCATTTCTTCAGAAGTTCTAGTAATTCCTCCTTCTCTTTTGAAGTGATATTCAAATTTTCCTGGTGCTACTTCTTTACAAAATTCACTTGATGCAGCATCTATTGCAAAAGTTATATCTTTTCCTGGTTCATATCCAGATTTTTTAATAGCTTCAATCATAAGATCTAAAGCTCCTTCAGTTCCATTTATTTTAGCAGGAGCATATCCACCTTCATTTCCTACATTTGTAGAATCTCCATTATCTTTAAGAAGTTTTCCTAAATTATGGAATATTTCACATCCCATTCTCATAGCTTCCTTAAAGCTTTTTGCTCCAATTGGCTGAATCATAAATTCTTGAACATCTACAGCTGAATCAGCATGTGATCCTCCATTAAGAATGTTCATCATTGGAAGAGGTAATTCTTTAGTATTTACTCCTCCTAAATATTTGTATAAAGGCATTCCTAATGCTTCTGCTGCTGCTTTAGCTACTGCTAAAGACACTCCTAGTATAGCATTTGCTCCTAATCTTCCTTTATTTGGAGTACCATCTAATTCAATCATAAAAGTATCTATTCCTACTTGATCTAATGCATCCATTCCTAAGATAGCTTCTTTAATTTCAGTGTTAACATTATTTACAGCTGTAAGAACACCTTTTCCTAAGTATCTTGATTTATCATTATCTCTTAACTCAACAGCTTCATAAGCTCCTGTTGAAGCTCCTGATGGAACTGCTGCTCTTCCTTTTGCTCCACATTCTAGTATTACATCTACTTCTACTGTAGGGTTTCCTCTTGAATCAAGTATTTCTCTTGCTACTACATCTACTATTCTTGTCATTTAATAAAACCTCCTAATAAATTATATCTTTAATCTATCATTATTATTATACCATAGTTTAAAAAATATTTAAATTAATTTACTCTTATTTTATTTCAATTACTTTTACAGAGTTAGTTGTTCCTCTTTTGAATACACTTTCTCCACAAATTGCAACAATTATATCTTCTCTACTCACTAAACCTAACTCAACAGTTACTTTTTCAGCTAGATTAAAGAATGAATCAAGAGTTTCTGAATTTCCATCTACATATGGAATAACTCCTCTAGATAACATTAGTTGATTTGCTGTTCTTTCATTGTTAGTTATTGCAAGTATAGTTGCTGTTGGAAAATATCTTCTGATATCTCTTGCTGCTCTTCCTGATTCAGTTCCTACTACTATAACTTTTGCTCCTAAAGCTTCACTTACCTCTGCAGTTCCTTTTGCAACAGCTGAAGTTATTGTTACTTTTTCATTTTTACATTTATTTCTTGGAGTTACTAATGGATCCATTTTTTCGGCTATTCTAGCCATTACTGAAACTGCTTCTATTGGATAATTTCCCTTTGCTGATTCTCCAGAAAGCATTACACAATCTGTTCCATCAAGAATTGCATTAGCAACATCATTTACTTCTGCTCTTGTAGGTCTTGGATTTTTAATCATAGAGTCTAACATTTGTGTAGCTGTTATAACTACTTTTCCAACTGCATTACATCTATCTATCATCATTTTTTGTGCTACTGGAACATCTTCTACAGGAATTTCTACTCCAAGATCTCCTCTTGCTACCATGATACCATCAGATAATTCAAGAATTTCTTCAAAGTTATCTACTCCTTCTTGATTTTCTATTTTAGAAATAATTTGGACATCTTTTCCACCATTCTCATCAAGTACTCTTCTAACTTCTCTTACATCATCAGCCTTTCTAATAAATGAAGCTGCAACATAATCAATCCCTTGTTGACATCCAAATATCATATCTTTTACATCTTTTTCTGATAATGCTGGTAAATTAACTGCAACATTTGGAAGGTTAACACCTTTATTTTCACCTAACTCTCCATTATTTATAGCAATACATCTTACTTCATTTCCTACTACTTCTTTCACAGTGAACTCTAGAAGTCCATCATCAATAAGTACAGTATCTCCAGCTTTAAGGTCTTTTGTTAATCCTTCATAAGTTACAGCAACTATTTTATTGTTTCCTATTACGGCTTTATCTGTAGTAATTGTAAAGTCTTGTCCTGCAACTATACTAGCATCTTTTCCACCTTCAAGTTTAATTGTTCTGATTTCTGGTCCTTTGTTATCTAATAATAAAGCTGCTCTGATTCCAGTTTCTGCTTTTGCTTGTCTAAAATTTTGAATTCTTTTTCCATGTTCCTCATGGTCTCCATGAGAGAAATTTAATCTCATCATGTTCATTCCAGTTCTTAATAATTCTTTTAAAGTTTCTACTGATTCAGTTTTTGGTCCAATTGTACAAACAATTTTCGTCTTTTTCAAAATTCTCACCTCAAATATTATTTTTAAATCTAAATATTATAAACAGTTTGTTTTCCCCACTTATTTTTATCTTAAAATAACAAATTAAAATTATCTACTATGAAGTTTATATTATCTAATATAATTTATCAAGAAAATTATCGTGTATTTTTTAACCTTTTTATGTATAATTTTTAATTCTACTTTTTTTAAAATTTTGCTTTTTTTCCTCTTATTCTTCAAGAAATTTCAAGGTCAAATGAGACTTTTTTCTTCAAATACTTTTTTCATTTTTTATGTATTTAAAAAAAACATTATTAGGGAATTTGATACTGTTTTTATTATATCTTTCTTTTTTTATGAAAGATTTTTTTCTATTTTTTATTGTTCTACATTATTAATATTCAAGAAAACTACCATTTCTCTTTTAAATAAATATGAAAAATTTATCATAAATTTTCAATTTTATTTATATAAAAAATGGCCTGAATAAATTTCAGGCCTCTCTAAGTTAAAACAGAATAAACTTTATTTTACAAGATAATTATTTCACATCTCTTCAACTATTGCTTCTGGATCTATATTTCCTCCTGATATTACAAAACATACTTTTGAATCTTTTGTAACAGGAAGAGCTCCTTTGAGAGCAGCAGCTATGCCAATAGCTGAAGAAAATTCAGCCAGTACTTTTCCTACTGTAAGAAGTTTAATGCTTCCTTGAGCTATATCATCTTCTTTCACAGTAATAATTTTATCTACATATTTTTTTACTACAGGATATGGTTTTTCTCCAGGAATAAGTGTAAGAATAGCATCAGCAATAGAATGCTGTGATGGGAGAAGAATACGCTCTCCAGCAGCAAAACTTTTAGTATATCTACACATACATTCTGGTTCTATCCCAATGGTAATAACAGATGGAGATATTTCCTTTACAGCAGTTGAAATACCACTGATAAGCCCTCCCCCTCCTATTGGTATAATCACATAATTTACATCAGGAAGCTGCTCCATAATTTCTAGACCAATAGTTCCCTGTCCTGCCATAATAGCATAGTCATCATATGGATGAACTATAGAATATCCATGTTCTTCACTCAAAGCATTTGCTACATTATGTCGCTCATCATAAGGACACTGTACTACCTCTGCTCCAAAAGATTTAATTCCATCAACTT
This genomic stretch from Fusobacterium sp. harbors:
- a CDS encoding threonine/serine dehydratase; this encodes MLRLEQIKEAQGRISEYTIKTPVIRMEVLDELLGCKVYIKAECMQKTNSFKIRGALNKMLTMPEDELKAGVVAASSGNHGKGVAFVAKLLGVKATIVVPDSAPKIKVDGIKSFGAEVVQCPYDERHNVANALSEEHGYSIVHPYDDYAIMAGQGTIGLEIMEQLPDVNYVIIPIGGGGLISGISTAVKEISPSVITIGIEPECMCRYTKSFAAGERILLPSQHSIADAILTLIPGEKPYPVVKKYVDKIITVKEDDIAQGSIKLLTVGKVLAEFSSAIGIAAALKGALPVTKDSKVCFVISGGNIDPEAIVEEM
- a CDS encoding autotransporter outer membrane beta-barrel domain-containing protein, which gives rise to MKKINLLKIIIFLISTSLTIASEPISSGKGELDIDGGTSVIVESNDTKTIIGVDAGRSTDKYIVTPKNDKTGIDIDIKTGGSAQGIRSSSLSTVDLGKGTTISLESGSGVLTGISSSRGNVFGKNIEINVQNKGTGTARGLDIQNGGTINLSGDLNTINITGKGNGIFIMGQPNSSKSILNAENLNINAETGGLSGYGIDSQTNSEVNLTGITIINSQGGGIEAKGNSYFPDMGGKVIAEEVHIETTGTRADTGGLFAMLSGAIDVGAGSTIKTENMHGIYATTQIGFPTPAQNTIINYKGEENKRNTIQINGMSGVTAYGEQVVINLANTDVYTHSTNGDTIGIRSIAGGEINANNTSVITSDENTSNNSISVLARNQNGVINFTGNTLIDARKASTNLALKADGSNSLISIKDTAIIYGDILAQGENAHIDLDLNNASNLHGKTTIDSNFNGQIDLKLSNSEWNITDNSTVSSLSLSNNSMLNFIYNNSHSSLTIKGDYSGNNSIISFNTQLEGDSSFTDKMVVEGNTSGTTKIRVTNLGGRGNQTENGIELISVLGTSNGEFIKDGRIVAGTYEYFLNRGNGITTDQKNWYLTNSLLSQPIPPEPEIPTPKPEPEPVPIPEPEPAPISPPIINPEPKEAIYRPESGSYLANNAAANNIFIHSLHGRFGETQYTNTLVNDDKISSIWVRNVGGYNRFRDSSNQLETISRRYVLQVGGDIVQWSTDNKNRYHLGIMGGYAFNHAKTDSNKTKYTSKADITGYNLGLYGTWYANEEDRSGLYADTWIMYSWFDNEVHGEELAKEKYSSRGITASIETGYNFKIASNNSHKKAYYIQPKAQMIYMGVKTKDHKEVNRTFVENKGDGNIQTHLGVKIYATHFSPSDKNKQKEYQPFAELNWIHNKKDFSVVMDGVKNNLEGTKNIGEAKLGMEVKINSNLNAWGSVAHQWGENGYRDSRVAIGIKYSF
- the pykF gene encoding pyruvate kinase PykF, producing the protein MKKTKIVCTIGPKTESVETLKELLRTGMNMMRLNFSHGDHEEHGKRIQNFRQAKAETGIRAALLLDNKGPEIRTIKLEGGKDASIVAGQDFTITTDKAVIGNNKIVAVTYEGLTKDLKAGDTVLIDDGLLEFTVKEVVGNEVRCIAINNGELGENKGVNLPNVAVNLPALSEKDVKDMIFGCQQGIDYVAASFIRKADDVREVRRVLDENGGKDVQIISKIENQEGVDNFEEILELSDGIMVARGDLGVEIPVEDVPVAQKMMIDRCNAVGKVVITATQMLDSMIKNPRPTRAEVNDVANAILDGTDCVMLSGESAKGNYPIEAVSVMARIAEKMDPLVTPRNKCKNEKVTITSAVAKGTAEVSEALGAKVIVVGTESGRAARDIRRYFPTATILAITNNERTANQLMLSRGVIPYVDGNSETLDSFFNLAEKVTVELGLVSREDIIVAICGESVFKRGTTNSVKVIEIK
- the eno gene encoding phosphopyruvate hydratase, producing the protein MTRIVDVVAREILDSRGNPTVEVDVILECGAKGRAAVPSGASTGAYEAVELRDNDKSRYLGKGVLTAVNNVNTEIKEAILGMDALDQVGIDTFMIELDGTPNKGRLGANAILGVSLAVAKAAAEALGMPLYKYLGGVNTKELPLPMMNILNGGSHADSAVDVQEFMIQPIGAKSFKEAMRMGCEIFHNLGKLLKDNGDSTNVGNEGGYAPAKINGTEGALDLMIEAIKKSGYEPGKDITFAIDAASSEFCKEVAPGKFEYHFKREGGITRTSEEMVEWYAKLVDKYPIKSIEDGLGEDDWDGWAKLTAAIGDRIQIVGDDLFVTNTERLKKGIELKSANSILIKLNQIGSLTETLDAIEMAKRAGMTAVISHRSGETEDATIADVAVATNAGQIKTGSTSRTDRMAKYNQLLRIEEELGTIAQYRGLDVFYNLSK